From one Rhodoferax sp. PAMC 29310 genomic stretch:
- a CDS encoding efflux RND transporter permease subunit codes for MTQTNPKESFNLSRWALEHAALTRYLMVVLMVLGLASYFQLGQDEDPPFTFRAMVVRTYWPGATAQQVAEQVTSKIERTLQEAPFADKIRSYSKPGESQIIFQIKDSSKASDVANVWYAVRKKVGDMRGTLPGGVVGPFFNDDFGDVYGVIYALESDGFSYAEVKFFADDVRQKLLRVPDVAKVELFGAQDEKLFVEVSQKRLSQMGLDMNEVLSQLGQQNAVESAGAVQTPLDVVQVRVQGQFNAEEDLQAMPIRAGDKQIRLGDIATIQRGYVDPPSVKVRHQGKEVIALGISMTKGGDIIALGKALNASVAEIQAGLPLGVNLVSVQDQPKAVAKSVNEFVSVLIEAVVIVLAVSFIALGFHRRPGNHPIYKRWYIDMRPGLVVGITIPLVLAVTFLAMNFFGIGLHKISLGSLIIALGLLVDDAIIAVEMMVRKMEEGYDKVRAATFAYEITAMPMLTGTLITAAGFLPIGLAKSSTGEYTYAIFAVTVIALVLSWLVSVYFVPYLGTLLLKDKPKSESGEIHQEHFDTAFYRLFRRAVNWCVHHRWLTIAATILILALGIVGMGKVQQQFFPDSSRPEILVDLWFPEGTSFASNSLTTKRVEARLQQEEGVDSVSTWVGSGVPRFYLPMEQTFPQSNVSQMIVVPNSLKRRESLRQSLPALLATEFPEVRGRVKLLPNGPPVPYPVQFRVVGPDPIQLRERADEVKVAMRASPNTRGVNDNWNESVKVIRLEVDQVKARALGVSSQSIAQAARTMLSGATVGQFRDGDKLIDIVLRQPLDERDAISDLGNANLPTASGRSIPLTQIAKPVFTWEPGVMWRENRNYAITVQSDIVEGLQGATVSKEVLPALKAIEAKWSTEGHAGYRIEVAGAVEESSKGSASIAAGIPIMLFITFTLLMLQLHSFSRAMLVFLTGPMGIAGVAGALLVLDRPFGFVALLGVIALMGMIQRNSVILIDQIETDRSNGVPAWDAIVESTVRRARPIVLTAAAAVLAMIPLSRSVFWGPMAVAIMGGLIVATILTLLALPAMYAAWFRVRKEVPGAG; via the coding sequence ATGACACAAACGAATCCCAAAGAGAGTTTTAACCTCTCGCGCTGGGCGCTGGAGCATGCAGCGCTGACCCGGTATTTGATGGTGGTGTTGATGGTGCTGGGGCTGGCCTCGTACTTTCAATTGGGTCAGGACGAAGACCCGCCGTTTACCTTTCGGGCCATGGTGGTGCGCACTTATTGGCCGGGTGCCACGGCCCAGCAGGTGGCCGAGCAGGTCACGTCCAAGATCGAGCGCACGCTGCAAGAGGCGCCGTTTGCCGACAAGATTCGCAGCTATTCCAAGCCGGGTGAGTCGCAGATTATTTTTCAAATCAAGGACTCCAGCAAAGCCAGCGATGTGGCCAATGTCTGGTACGCCGTGCGCAAAAAAGTGGGCGACATGCGTGGCACCTTGCCGGGCGGCGTGGTCGGCCCATTCTTTAACGACGACTTTGGTGACGTCTATGGCGTGATTTATGCGCTGGAGTCCGACGGCTTCAGTTACGCCGAGGTCAAGTTCTTTGCCGACGACGTGCGCCAGAAACTGCTTCGCGTGCCTGACGTGGCCAAGGTTGAGCTGTTTGGCGCGCAAGACGAGAAGCTGTTTGTGGAGGTCTCTCAAAAACGCCTGTCCCAAATGGGGCTGGACATGAACGAGGTGTTGTCGCAGTTGGGGCAGCAAAACGCGGTCGAGTCGGCCGGGGCCGTGCAAACCCCGCTGGATGTGGTCCAGGTCAGGGTGCAGGGGCAATTTAATGCGGAGGAGGATTTGCAGGCCATGCCCATCCGCGCCGGCGACAAGCAAATTCGCCTCGGCGACATTGCCACGATTCAACGGGGCTACGTGGATCCGCCGAGTGTGAAGGTGCGCCACCAGGGCAAAGAGGTGATTGCTTTAGGCATCTCCATGACCAAGGGGGGAGACATCATTGCCTTGGGCAAAGCCTTGAATGCCAGCGTCGCTGAGATTCAGGCTGGACTGCCGTTAGGTGTCAACCTGGTGTCGGTGCAAGACCAGCCGAAGGCGGTAGCCAAGTCAGTGAACGAGTTTGTCAGCGTGTTGATCGAAGCGGTGGTGATTGTGCTGGCAGTCAGCTTTATTGCCTTGGGGTTTCATCGCCGTCCCGGCAACCACCCGATCTACAAGCGCTGGTACATCGACATGCGTCCCGGGCTGGTGGTGGGCATCACCATTCCCCTGGTACTGGCCGTGACTTTTTTGGCTATGAACTTCTTCGGTATTGGCTTGCACAAAATTTCACTGGGCTCGCTCATCATCGCGCTGGGGCTGTTGGTCGATGACGCCATCATTGCGGTGGAAATGATGGTGCGCAAGATGGAGGAGGGCTACGACAAGGTCCGCGCTGCCACGTTTGCTTATGAAATCACCGCCATGCCCATGCTGACGGGCACGCTGATCACGGCGGCGGGGTTTCTCCCCATCGGCTTGGCCAAATCGTCAACGGGTGAGTACACCTATGCCATTTTTGCAGTAACGGTGATTGCGCTGGTGCTGAGTTGGTTGGTGTCGGTTTACTTCGTGCCCTATTTGGGCACGCTGTTATTGAAGGACAAACCCAAGTCAGAGTCTGGCGAAATTCACCAAGAGCACTTTGACACCGCCTTCTATCGCCTTTTCCGTCGAGCGGTAAATTGGTGTGTGCACCACCGTTGGTTGACCATTGCGGCCACCATTCTGATTCTTGCCTTAGGCATTGTGGGCATGGGCAAGGTGCAGCAGCAGTTCTTTCCGGACTCTAGCCGCCCCGAAATTTTGGTGGACCTGTGGTTCCCAGAAGGCACGTCATTTGCTTCCAATTCACTCACGACCAAGCGGGTGGAAGCGCGTTTGCAGCAGGAGGAGGGCGTGGACTCCGTCAGTACCTGGGTGGGCTCCGGCGTGCCGCGCTTCTATTTACCGATGGAGCAGACCTTTCCCCAATCCAATGTGTCGCAAATGATTGTGGTTCCGAACAGCCTGAAACGCCGTGAGTCATTGCGCCAAAGCTTGCCCGCGCTGTTGGCGACTGAGTTTCCAGAGGTGCGCGGCCGTGTCAAGCTGCTGCCCAACGGCCCGCCCGTTCCCTACCCGGTGCAGTTCCGTGTGGTGGGTCCGGACCCGATTCAGCTGCGAGAGCGCGCTGATGAGGTCAAGGTCGCCATGCGAGCGAGCCCAAACACCCGGGGTGTCAACGACAACTGGAACGAGTCGGTGAAAGTCATTCGCCTGGAAGTGGATCAGGTCAAGGCCCGCGCCTTGGGTGTGTCCAGTCAATCCATCGCGCAGGCAGCCCGCACCATGTTGTCGGGTGCCACGGTGGGTCAGTTCCGTGACGGGGATAAGTTGATCGACATCGTGCTGCGCCAACCCCTGGACGAGCGCGACGCAATCAGCGACTTGGGCAATGCCAACCTCCCCACCGCGTCGGGCCGGTCAATTCCGCTGACTCAAATCGCCAAACCCGTGTTCACTTGGGAGCCTGGCGTGATGTGGCGCGAGAACCGCAACTATGCGATCACGGTGCAAAGTGACATCGTGGAGGGCTTGCAGGGCGCCACCGTCAGCAAAGAGGTACTCCCCGCGCTGAAAGCGATCGAGGCCAAGTGGTCCACCGAGGGTCATGCGGGCTACCGCATCGAGGTGGCTGGCGCTGTGGAGGAGAGCTCCAAAGGCTCTGCCTCCATCGCCGCCGGCATACCCATCATGCTGTTCATCACCTTTACCTTGCTGATGTTGCAGCTGCACAGCTTCAGCCGGGCCATGCTGGTCTTCCTGACGGGCCCCATGGGAATTGCCGGTGTGGCGGGGGCGTTGCTCGTGCTGGATCGCCCCTTTGGCTTTGTGGCGCTGCTGGGTGTGATTGCGCTCATGGGCATGATTCAACGCAACTCCGTCATTTTGATTGACCAGATTGAGACTGATCGCAGCAACGGCGTGCCTGCATGGGATGCCATTGTGGAGTCCACCGTGCGCCGCGCCCGACCGATTGTTTTGACCGCGGCTGCGGCCGTGCTGGCCATGATCCCGCTGTCTCGCTCGGTTTTCTGGGGCCCGATGGCCGTGGCGATCATGGGCGGATTGATCGTGGCGACCATTTTGACCCTGCTAGCGCTACCCGCCATGTACGCGGCTTGGTTCAGGGTCAGGAAAGAGGTCCCCGGAGCAGGTTAA
- a CDS encoding YidB family protein: MGLFDSVVGAVTGQVQQQGGMTNVLGRLLADNGEMGGLGGLAEKFKQGGMGEQINSWIGNGENLPISAEQISQILGSDTVRNIASQLGIDPDQAAQQLSAMLPGLIDKLTPNGQAPAGGLGNPGDLSRMLGGILGR; encoded by the coding sequence ATGGGTTTGTTTGATTCTGTGGTGGGTGCTGTGACTGGGCAAGTTCAACAGCAAGGCGGCATGACCAACGTGTTGGGACGCTTGTTGGCCGACAACGGCGAGATGGGGGGCTTGGGCGGTCTGGCGGAGAAGTTCAAGCAAGGCGGCATGGGCGAGCAGATCAACTCATGGATCGGAAATGGCGAAAACCTGCCCATTTCGGCCGAGCAGATTTCTCAAATTCTGGGCAGTGATACGGTGCGCAACATTGCCAGCCAGCTTGGCATCGACCCGGATCAAGCGGCGCAGCAGCTGTCTGCCATGTTGCCCGGCTTGATTGACAAACTCACGCCCAATGGCCAAGCGCCAGCGGGTGGCCTGGGAAATCCGGGTGATTTGAGTCGGATGCTGGGCGGAATTTTGGGGCGTTGA
- the hpnC gene encoding squalene synthase HpnC, whose amino-acid sequence MTLKTKNATQTVDHYENFPVASWLCPAHLRPAIAVIYWFARTGDDIADEGSAPPQERLDALSRFRQDLLNIAAGQSHSGQWPQVFDPLQPVLDCFSLPVPLLTQLLDAFEQDVRYTAAGQRYQTDEELHDYCSRSANPVGRLLLNLYGIRDEASLAQSDQICTALQLINFWQDISVDVARDRWYPSVQSMQAFGVKDGDLLPSIQSENATRMVAAYAAAARDSMLKGASLACRIPGRAGWELRLVVQGGLRILDKIESLHFATWRTRPKLHWTDGPLLLWRAWRMKPTTL is encoded by the coding sequence GTGACCCTCAAAACCAAAAACGCCACTCAAACTGTAGATCACTACGAGAATTTTCCAGTGGCCAGTTGGTTGTGCCCCGCCCACTTGCGCCCTGCTATTGCGGTCATTTATTGGTTTGCGCGCACGGGTGACGACATTGCCGATGAAGGCAGCGCGCCCCCTCAAGAGCGACTCGACGCATTGAGCCGCTTCCGACAGGACCTACTAAACATTGCCGCCGGCCAATCGCACAGCGGCCAGTGGCCCCAGGTTTTTGACCCGTTGCAACCCGTGCTTGACTGTTTTTCCCTACCCGTGCCTTTATTGACCCAACTGCTGGATGCGTTTGAGCAAGACGTGCGTTACACCGCCGCCGGCCAGCGGTACCAGACCGATGAGGAACTGCACGACTACTGCTCGCGTTCGGCCAACCCAGTGGGCCGCCTGCTGCTGAACCTGTACGGCATTCGCGACGAAGCCTCACTGGCGCAGAGCGACCAAATCTGCACTGCACTGCAGCTGATTAACTTCTGGCAAGACATCAGCGTCGATGTGGCACGTGACCGCTGGTACCCCAGCGTGCAGTCCATGCAGGCTTTTGGCGTAAAAGACGGCGACTTGTTGCCCAGTATTCAATCCGAAAATGCTACGAGAATGGTAGCTGCTTACGCAGCAGCAGCAAGGGACAGCATGTTAAAAGGTGCTTCATTGGCTTGCCGCATACCGGGTCGCGCCGGATGGGAGCTCCGGCTGGTCGTTCAGGGCGGACTGCGCATTCTGGACAAAATCGAATCACTGCACTTCGCCACCTGGCGCACCCGCCCCAAACTGCACTGGACCGATGGACCTTTATTGCTCTGGCGGGCCTGGCGCATGAAGCCCACAACGCTCTGA
- the hpnD gene encoding presqualene diphosphate synthase HpnD, with protein sequence MTPQDYVQQKAAASGSSFYYAFLFLPKPRRAAITAFYAFCREVDDVVDDMVDPGVAATKLAWWQSEVSKAFAGQPTHPVMQALMPLTQPYNIEQRHLQAVIEGCQMDLSQTRYLDYPGLQRYCHLVAGEVGEVAANIFGQTQPQTIAYAHKLGQALQLTNIIRDVGEDALRGRIYLPVNELQQFDVKAHEILKRSYSDRFTALMKFQAKRAQGLYDEALALLPAADRRAQKPGLMMASIYRALLTEIERDNFQVLHQRVSLTPVRKLWLAWKVQAFGRL encoded by the coding sequence ATGACGCCACAAGACTACGTCCAGCAAAAAGCCGCTGCCTCTGGCAGCAGCTTTTATTACGCTTTTTTATTCCTGCCCAAGCCACGGCGTGCCGCCATCACTGCGTTTTACGCCTTCTGCCGCGAGGTAGACGATGTGGTTGACGACATGGTGGACCCCGGCGTTGCCGCCACCAAATTGGCCTGGTGGCAATCCGAGGTGAGCAAGGCCTTTGCCGGCCAGCCCACGCACCCGGTCATGCAGGCCTTGATGCCGCTGACCCAGCCCTACAACATTGAGCAACGCCACCTGCAAGCCGTTATTGAAGGCTGCCAGATGGACTTGAGCCAAACCCGCTACCTGGACTACCCCGGCCTGCAACGCTACTGCCACCTGGTGGCCGGTGAAGTCGGCGAAGTGGCGGCCAATATTTTTGGCCAAACCCAGCCCCAGACTATTGCCTACGCCCACAAACTGGGCCAAGCCCTGCAACTGACCAACATCATTCGTGACGTGGGCGAAGACGCTTTGCGCGGCCGCATTTACCTGCCGGTCAACGAGTTGCAGCAGTTTGATGTGAAGGCGCATGAGATTCTCAAGCGCAGCTACTCTGACCGCTTCACGGCTCTCATGAAGTTTCAGGCCAAGCGCGCTCAAGGTCTTTATGACGAAGCCTTGGCGCTGCTACCCGCCGCCGACCGCCGCGCCCAAAAGCCCGGACTGATGATGGCCAGCATTTACCGCGCTCTGCTGACCGAGATTGAACGCGACAACTTTCAGGTGCTGCACCAGCGCGTCAGCCTGACCCCCGTGCGAAAGCTGTGGCTGGCGTGGAAGGTGCAAGCGTTTGGCCGGCTGTAA
- the hpnE gene encoding hydroxysqualene dehydroxylase HpnE has product MKIAIIGAGWAGMAAAVQVTKSGHTAIVFEAARAIGGRARALDTSLPDGTEVTLDNGQHILIGAYADTLKLMAEVGVREQDTLRRTPMALLFPDGKGLRFPNWPTPLDALGGIVTAKGWTWADKGSLLRVATAWQFSRFLCPPTLSVAALCAGLTPRVMTELIEPLCVSALNTPAHRASAQVFLRVMKDALFGVQGGSHLLLPKQDLTALFPGPAASWLAQRGGQVQLGVRVEQLTPSGAQWLVNDQRFDAVILATSSAHAARLLENTAQAAPAPLITQLQDWIAVTAALQFEAIATVYAWAPQASLSHPMVSLPPSHDAEHPAPAQFVFDRGQLGGPKGLLAFVVSASEGDRETLQTQVIQQAKTQLGLSLQAVTAVVDKRATFACTPGLQRPVMKVAPGLLACGDYVKGPYPATLEGAVRSGLAAANAALA; this is encoded by the coding sequence ATGAAAATCGCCATCATCGGCGCGGGCTGGGCCGGCATGGCCGCTGCGGTACAAGTCACCAAGAGCGGTCACACTGCTATTGTTTTCGAAGCGGCTCGCGCCATAGGGGGAAGGGCTAGAGCCTTAGACACCTCTTTACCCGACGGCACTGAGGTGACGCTGGACAACGGCCAGCACATCCTGATTGGCGCGTACGCCGACACCTTGAAATTGATGGCCGAAGTGGGCGTGCGAGAACAAGACACCCTGCGCCGCACCCCGATGGCTCTGCTGTTTCCTGACGGAAAAGGTCTGAGGTTTCCCAACTGGCCGACCCCGCTGGACGCTTTGGGCGGCATCGTCACCGCCAAGGGCTGGACTTGGGCGGACAAAGGGTCGTTGCTGCGGGTCGCCACCGCCTGGCAGTTCAGCCGATTTTTGTGCCCGCCCACACTGTCTGTCGCGGCCCTGTGCGCCGGACTCACACCCCGTGTCATGACCGAATTGATTGAGCCTTTGTGCGTCTCGGCACTCAACACACCGGCCCATCGCGCCAGTGCCCAGGTTTTCTTGCGGGTCATGAAAGACGCCTTGTTTGGCGTACAGGGTGGTTCACACTTGCTGCTACCAAAGCAAGATTTGACTGCGCTGTTTCCCGGTCCCGCCGCCAGCTGGCTGGCCCAGCGCGGTGGACAGGTTCAACTGGGGGTACGGGTGGAGCAGCTCACGCCATCAGGCGCGCAATGGTTGGTGAACGATCAACGCTTTGATGCCGTGATCCTGGCCACCTCGTCGGCCCATGCCGCCCGGTTGTTGGAAAACACGGCGCAAGCCGCGCCAGCACCATTGATCACACAGCTTCAAGACTGGATAGCGGTGACCGCGGCCCTGCAATTTGAAGCCATCGCCACGGTCTACGCCTGGGCGCCGCAGGCAAGCCTGAGCCACCCCATGGTCTCGCTACCTCCTTCACACGATGCCGAACACCCCGCGCCAGCCCAGTTTGTGTTTGACCGGGGGCAGCTCGGCGGCCCCAAAGGACTGTTGGCTTTTGTTGTCAGCGCCAGCGAGGGCGACCGAGAAACACTGCAGACACAAGTGATCCAACAGGCCAAGACCCAGTTGGGGCTGAGCCTGCAAGCGGTGACAGCTGTTGTGGATAAACGCGCCACCTTTGCCTGCACCCCGGGCCTGCAACGGCCAGTCATGAAAGTGGCACCCGGCCTGCTGGCCTGCGGTGACTATGTAAAAGGCCCCTACCCGGCCACGCTGGAAGGGGCTGTGCGCAGCGGCTTGGCAGCCGCCAACGCCGCGCTGGCTTGA
- a CDS encoding flagellar basal body rod protein codes for MNSISSISVSGMAAAQTRFHTSAHNIANLQTDDFKRQQVEQTAESAGGVSTTLSRAEKSGNALEADVVAQLQAKNEFLANLSVFKTANKMQGALLDVKA; via the coding sequence ATGAATTCGATCAGCTCCATTTCAGTCTCCGGCATGGCCGCCGCCCAGACCCGCTTTCACACGTCCGCGCACAACATTGCCAACTTGCAGACGGACGACTTTAAACGCCAGCAAGTAGAGCAGACCGCCGAAAGCGCCGGCGGCGTGAGCACCACGCTGTCGCGGGCAGAAAAATCCGGCAATGCTTTAGAGGCGGATGTGGTCGCCCAACTCCAAGCCAAAAATGAATTTCTGGCCAATCTGTCGGTGTTCAAGACGGCCAACAAAATGCAGGGCGCTCTGCTCGACGTCAAGGCCTAA
- the hemH gene encoding ferrochelatase produces MPLFKSPFAKEPSFNHGQTPKTAVLFCNLGTPDSPSAPDVRRFLAEFLSDPRVVEIPRLLWLMILHGIILRTRPKKSGEKYASIWTPEGSPLKLWTEKQAKLLQGWLGQRGHHVMVRYAMRYGSTSIASQLDALKAEGATRVLILSAYPQYSATTTASVFDSVYAWARRTRNIPELRFVNRYHDDPRYIAALEVSVRRYWKAHGQADQLVMSFHGVPERTLHLGDPYHCECMKTARLLADQLGLVKQQYRVTFQSRLGRAKWLEPYTEPTLKAMAKAGTKRVDVICPGFTSDCLETLEEIAMEGKEAFLKAGGKELNYIPCLNDDAVWITALCEISLQHLSGWPTLEAPDAAALAASRVAALSLGAKQ; encoded by the coding sequence ATGCCCCTATTCAAGTCGCCTTTCGCCAAAGAACCCTCCTTCAACCATGGACAAACCCCAAAAACAGCGGTGCTGTTCTGCAACCTGGGCACGCCTGACAGCCCGTCAGCACCCGATGTGCGCCGCTTCCTGGCGGAATTCCTGAGTGATCCCCGGGTGGTCGAAATTCCGCGACTGCTTTGGCTGATGATTCTGCACGGCATCATTTTGCGCACACGCCCCAAAAAGTCAGGCGAAAAGTACGCCAGCATCTGGACGCCAGAGGGCTCACCGCTGAAGCTTTGGACAGAGAAACAAGCCAAACTATTGCAAGGCTGGCTGGGTCAACGGGGTCACCATGTGATGGTTCGCTACGCCATGCGCTACGGCAGCACATCCATTGCCTCCCAGCTCGACGCACTCAAGGCTGAAGGGGCGACTCGTGTCCTGATTCTTTCTGCCTACCCCCAATACTCGGCCACCACCACCGCCAGCGTATTCGACTCGGTGTACGCTTGGGCGAGGCGAACGCGCAACATTCCGGAGCTGCGCTTTGTGAATCGCTACCACGATGACCCGCGCTACATTGCCGCCCTGGAGGTCAGCGTTCGGCGCTACTGGAAAGCCCACGGCCAGGCCGACCAGTTGGTGATGAGTTTTCATGGCGTGCCCGAGCGCACGCTGCATCTGGGCGACCCCTACCACTGCGAGTGCATGAAGACCGCCCGCCTACTGGCTGATCAACTCGGATTGGTCAAGCAACAGTACAGGGTCACCTTTCAAAGTCGTCTGGGCCGCGCCAAGTGGCTGGAGCCCTATACCGAACCTACACTGAAAGCCATGGCAAAAGCTGGCACCAAACGAGTGGATGTGATTTGTCCTGGCTTTACCAGCGACTGTCTGGAGACGCTGGAGGAAATTGCCATGGAGGGCAAAGAAGCTTTCCTGAAGGCGGGTGGCAAAGAGCTGAACTACATTCCCTGCCTGAACGACGATGCGGTCTGGATCACCGCCTTGTGCGAGATTTCCTTGCAACATCTTTCCGGTTGGCCCACACTGGAGGCGCCTGACGCGGCGGCCTTGGCCGCGTCCCGAGTCGCAGCCTTGTCGCTGGGAGCGAAACAATAA
- a CDS encoding HAD family hydrolase, translating into MLTISKIKAITLDLDDTLWPIWPAIDRAEVALATWLAEHAPGAAPTFADPAARVAVRQHVVAMQPEIGHDMSAVRREIIRHVLLRSKEDVGLVEPAFEVFFAARMRVDLYDDALPALAFLSDRWPVVAVSNGNADVGRVGLGEYFKGSFSASSFGVGKPDPRIFHAAAASVQVNPDEVLHIGDDAALDVLGGLNAGMQTVWLNRDTQAWSHAAQPHVTVNTLHDLCDLLRAASNPGP; encoded by the coding sequence ATGCTGACTATTTCCAAAATCAAGGCAATAACCCTTGACCTTGACGACACGCTCTGGCCCATCTGGCCGGCCATTGACCGGGCAGAAGTTGCCTTGGCGACTTGGTTGGCCGAGCATGCGCCGGGCGCCGCCCCCACCTTTGCCGATCCAGCGGCCCGGGTGGCCGTACGCCAACATGTGGTTGCCATGCAACCCGAGATTGGGCATGACATGAGTGCCGTGCGCCGGGAAATCATTCGCCATGTGTTGCTCCGCAGCAAGGAAGACGTGGGCTTGGTGGAGCCCGCATTTGAAGTGTTTTTTGCCGCGCGGATGCGGGTCGATTTGTACGACGATGCGCTGCCAGCCTTGGCTTTCCTGTCCGATCGATGGCCGGTGGTGGCCGTGTCCAACGGCAATGCCGATGTGGGCCGAGTAGGCTTGGGCGAGTATTTCAAGGGAAGTTTTAGTGCGTCGTCATTTGGTGTGGGCAAGCCCGACCCCCGCATCTTTCACGCGGCTGCCGCCAGTGTTCAAGTTAACCCGGACGAGGTGCTGCATATCGGGGACGACGCTGCATTGGACGTGCTGGGGGGATTAAATGCTGGCATGCAAACCGTTTGGCTGAATCGCGACACACAAGCATGGTCTCACGCGGCCCAGCCCCACGTCACGGTCAACACCCTGCACGACTTGTGTGACTTGCTTCGAGCCGCATCCAACCCAGGCCCGTGA
- the ppk2 gene encoding polyphosphate kinase 2 encodes MKKSKNGKSERMKKSDYYEQLEPLELALNELARWLKVTGKRLMVVVEGRDTAGKGGLISAISDTLNPRQCHTVALAKPSDREMMQWYFQRYVAHLPAAGEIALFDRSWYNRAGVERVMGFCTEAQTQAFLQQAPVFEKMLVDDGILLFKYWLTVDQEKQEERFAERLADPLKRWKLSPIDLDARAKYAEYGKARDVMLKATHSKHAPWTLVDFNDQRLGRLTLIRHLLAHVSDRKVPEAEISFPPLGHEPLTEQFGTALKPIKPAST; translated from the coding sequence ATGAAAAAATCGAAAAACGGCAAAAGCGAGCGAATGAAGAAAAGTGACTACTACGAGCAGCTTGAGCCGCTGGAGTTGGCGCTGAACGAACTGGCGCGCTGGTTAAAGGTCACCGGCAAGCGGCTCATGGTGGTGGTGGAGGGGCGCGACACCGCTGGCAAGGGTGGGTTGATCTCCGCTATTTCCGACACCTTGAATCCCCGCCAATGCCATACCGTAGCGCTGGCCAAACCCAGTGACCGGGAAATGATGCAATGGTACTTCCAGCGCTATGTGGCGCACCTGCCGGCGGCAGGCGAGATCGCCTTGTTCGACCGCAGCTGGTACAACCGGGCTGGCGTGGAGCGGGTCATGGGGTTTTGTACCGAGGCGCAAACTCAGGCCTTTCTGCAGCAAGCGCCCGTGTTCGAGAAAATGCTGGTCGACGACGGCATTCTGCTGTTTAAGTACTGGTTGACGGTGGATCAGGAAAAGCAGGAAGAACGTTTTGCCGAGCGACTGGCCGACCCGCTTAAGCGCTGGAAGCTCAGCCCCATCGATTTGGACGCGCGGGCCAAGTATGCTGAATATGGCAAGGCACGCGATGTGATGCTGAAAGCGACCCATTCCAAGCATGCGCCCTGGACTCTGGTGGATTTCAATGATCAGCGCCTGGGCCGGTTGACGCTGATTCGCCATTTGTTGGCCCATGTGTCGGATCGCAAAGTGCCTGAGGCGGAAATCAGTTTCCCTCCTTTGGGTCATGAACCGTTGACGGAGCAATTTGGCACCGCTTTGAAGCCTATCAAGCCTGCCAGCACCTGA
- a CDS encoding efflux RND transporter periplasmic adaptor subunit, which yields MNFLKLIKPLSAGVLPVAAALLLSACSKPAPLDAPVRSVKVLTVGVGTVQSSVEFAGEVRARVESRLGFRVAGKLSQRPVQLGEHVKAGQLLAQLDPQDYRLAADAARAQLAVAASNRYQAAADFKRFKELRDQNFISGAEFERRTTALKAAQAQYDQAQAQLASQGNQADYTRLSADVSGVVTAVEAEQGQVLAAGTPVVRIAQDGPRDVIFSVPEDRVAAVKTGSKVAVRVWASDTALQGVVREVAASADPVTRTFLVKVALSGDASPALGTTVTVVPQSLSHAGAPAIKVPTNALLQQGGKTLVWLLDPASMTVKAQPVEVLTADGNEVVIASGLTPGLQVVTSGVHVLSAGQKVTLYQEKVVVAPVNQAGVAPDSIVNSNASAAK from the coding sequence ATGAATTTTTTGAAATTAATAAAGCCATTGTCCGCTGGCGTGCTGCCGGTTGCTGCGGCCTTGCTGCTGAGCGCCTGTTCCAAGCCGGCACCCCTGGACGCACCGGTACGCTCCGTCAAGGTTTTGACGGTCGGCGTGGGGACGGTGCAGTCCTCGGTCGAGTTTGCCGGTGAGGTGCGGGCACGGGTCGAATCCCGCCTTGGTTTCCGGGTGGCAGGCAAGTTGAGCCAGCGCCCGGTTCAGTTGGGTGAGCACGTTAAGGCCGGTCAATTGCTGGCTCAGTTGGACCCGCAGGACTACCGTTTGGCCGCTGATGCGGCCCGCGCGCAATTGGCGGTGGCCGCCAGCAACCGCTACCAGGCGGCAGCTGATTTCAAACGATTCAAAGAGCTGAGGGACCAAAACTTCATCAGCGGAGCCGAGTTTGAGCGCCGCACAACGGCGCTGAAAGCGGCCCAAGCCCAGTACGACCAGGCGCAGGCGCAGCTGGCCTCGCAAGGCAACCAGGCTGACTACACCCGTCTGAGCGCTGATGTGTCGGGCGTTGTCACGGCCGTAGAAGCTGAGCAGGGACAAGTACTGGCAGCGGGTACACCTGTGGTCCGCATTGCTCAGGACGGGCCACGTGACGTGATCTTTTCCGTGCCCGAGGACCGGGTGGCGGCCGTCAAAACCGGTAGCAAGGTGGCGGTGCGGGTCTGGGCTTCAGACACGGCGTTGCAGGGCGTTGTGCGTGAGGTGGCGGCCAGTGCCGACCCGGTGACGCGTACCTTTTTAGTCAAAGTGGCGTTGAGCGGTGACGCATCGCCTGCATTGGGCACGACCGTGACCGTGGTGCCGCAGTCTCTCAGCCATGCAGGGGCGCCCGCCATCAAGGTGCCAACGAATGCTTTGTTGCAGCAGGGTGGAAAAACCCTGGTCTGGTTGCTTGATCCGGCCAGCATGACCGTCAAGGCGCAGCCGGTGGAGGTGCTCACGGCTGATGGCAATGAGGTGGTGATCGCCAGTGGCTTGACCCCCGGACTGCAGGTGGTGACGAGTGGCGTGCATGTGCTTTCCGCCGGACAAAAAGTCACGCTTTATCAGGAAAAAGTGGTTGTGGCCCCCGTCAATCAAGCGGGAGTAGCTCCTGATTCGATAGTGAATTCAAACGCTTCAGCGGCTAAGTGA